A stretch of the Lactuca sativa cultivar Salinas chromosome 9, Lsat_Salinas_v11, whole genome shotgun sequence genome encodes the following:
- the LOC111903878 gene encoding protein PHOSPHATE STARVATION RESPONSE 1, producing the protein MNGQKWTYTPVCLKQSGEKQLNDHMGVSRAMSSSNPVIPGFEGKYKKISDSIINTNTLFPDQNQIVVSADTMSSFQTSNFVNSQSMSLIGYTSQTDDISWTAESLKDLIDFPENVAGNNVAGSSLIPASDHGGGRGTDWQNWADQLMSVDDTIDPNWNDIMADVDVPTLDTTKQMQIIPRPQVPSIEVCPVSSPSSNGASSSIKPRMRWTPELHESFVEAVNQLGGSERATPKGVLKLMNIESLTIYHVKSHLQKYRTARYKPELSEGTSDKKATSIDEMVAMDIKNKSLGFTDALKLQMEVQKQLHEQLEIQRNLQLRIEEQGKYLQMMFEQQRKMENGRLKPSSSNQDEEDDPATEKQKASKNDDRCEKSKEKSNSQIEVPEVNKSNMESGCSPRPSKRARPDEASMA; encoded by the exons ATGAATGGACAAAAATGGACATACACCCCTGTATGCTTAAAACAATCTGGTGAAAAGCAGCTGAATGATCATATGGGTGTTTCAAGAGCCATGTCATCTTCTAATCCAGTTATCCCTGGTTTCGAaggaaaatacaaaaaaatatccgattccattataaacacaaacacTTTATTCCCTGATCAAAACCAAATAGTGGTTTCAGCTGACACAATGTCATCATTCCAAACATCCAATTTCGTAAATTCACAATCAATGTCATTAATTGGTTACACCAGTCAAACCGATGATATCTCATGGACTGCAGAATCACTTAAAGATCTCATTGACTTCCCGGAAAATGTCGCCGGAAATAATGTCGCCGGAAGTTCTTTGATTCCAGCCAGCGACCATGGTGGTGGAAGGGGGACAGATTGGCAGAACTGGGCTGACCAATTAATGAGTGTTGATGACACAATTGACCCAAATTGGAATGACATCATGGCTGATGTTGATGTCCCAACACTAGATACAACAAAG CAAATGCAAATAATTCCTAGGCCTCAAGTGCCAAGTATAGAAGTGTGTCCTGTGAGTAGTCCATCATCTAATGGAGCTTCTTCTTCAATTAAACCTCGCATGCGTTGGACTCCAGAACTCCATGAATCCTTTGTTGAAGCAGTTAATCAGCTTGGTGGTAGTGAAA GAGCTACACCAAAAGGAGTTTTGAAGCTCATGAATATTGAAAGTTTGACTATTTATCATGTGAAAAGCCATCTGCAG AAATATAGAACAGCCAGGTACAAGCCAGAGTTATCTGAag GAACATCAGACaaaaaggctacttctattgatGAAATGGTAGCTATGGATATTAAAAACAA GAGTTTAGGATTCACTGATGCATTAAAACTACAGATGGAAGTTCAAAAGCAACTACATGAACAGCTCGAG ATCCAAAGAAACCTACAGTTACGAATAGAAGAACAAGGaaaataccttcaaatgatgtttGAGCAACAAAGAAAGATGGAAAACGGAAGGTTAAAGCCATCATCATCTAATCAAGATGAAGAAGACGATCCTGCAACTGAAAAACAAAAAGCTTCAAAAAATGATGATCGATGTGAGAAGTCAAAGGAAAAGTCAAACTCGCAAATAGAAGTACCTGAAGTTAACAAATCCAATATGGAAAGTGGATGTAGTCCACGTCCTTCAAAGCGTGCAAGACCTGATGAGGCATCCATGGCTTGA
- the LOC111903877 gene encoding probable serine/threonine protein phosphatase 2A regulatory subunit B''delta translates to MDMDYHGDMGRLDPELLQLNEVSSLAIKSNSYVAEKLFEQWLSLPETTLLVKSLVSKAKSGLTLNVSAASSSPKSACSNSVPPLSPRSSSGSPRVTKQRAGPSVLSSPLKVVSEPVKEFIPQFYFQNGRPPPNDLKDKCLTRTNQFFYGHANGLSLEEFKPVTKEICMLPSFFSSTLFKKIDVASTGTVTRDAFVDYWINGNMLTKDTATQIYTLLKQPDLRYLTQEDFKPILRELLATHPGLEFLQSTPEFQERYAETVIYRIFYYENRVGNGRLTLRELKRGKLIAAMMHADEEEDINKVLRFFSYEHFYVIYCKFWELDTDHDFLIDKENLIRYGNHALTYRIVDRIFSQVPRKFTSEVEGKMGYEDFVYFILSEEDKSSEPSLEYWFKCIDLDGNGVLTRNELQFFYEEQLHRMECMAQEPVLFEDILCQIVDMIKPQEEAYFTLQDLKGSKLSGSTFNILFNLNKFMAFESRDPFLIRQERENPTLTEWDRFAHREYIRLSMEEDADDASNGSGDVWDESLEAPF, encoded by the exons ATGGATATGGATTATCATGGCGATATGGGTCGTCTTGACCCCGAATTGTTACAGCTAAATGAAGTGTCTTCTTTGGCTATCAAGTCAAATTCTTATGTTGCCGAGAAGCTGTTCGAGCAATGGCTTTCGCTTCCCGAAACCACTCTCTTg GTGAAGTCTTTGGTAAGCAAGGCTAAATCAGGGCTTACATTGAATGTATCTGCAGCAAGTTCAAGCCCTAAATCTGCTTGTAGCAACTCTGTGCCTCCACTTTCACCACGAAGCTCTTCTGGTTCGCCACGTGTCACAAAACAAAGGGCGGGCCCCTCTGTTTTAAGTTCTCCTTTGAAAGTAGTCAGCGAGCCAGTCAAAGAGTTCATACCTCAG TTTTATTTTCAGAATGGACGCCCACCCCCTAATGATTTGAAAGATAAATGTTTGACTAGAACCAATCAGTTCTTTTATGGTCATGCTAATGGATTATCATTGGAGg AATTTAAGCCTGTTACAAAGGAAATATGCATGCTGCCATCATTCTTTTCCTCCACTCTTTTTAAAAAGATTGATGTTGCCAGCACTGGCACTGTAACCAG GGATGCATTTGTGGATTATTGGATTAATGGCAACATGCTGACAAAAGACACTGCAACTCAGATTTATACATTACTAAAGCAGCCTGATTTGAGATATTTAACTCAG GAGGATTTCAAGCCCATACTTCGAGAACTTTTGGCAACTCATCCAGGGTTGGAATTCTTACAGAGCACACCTGAATTTCAAGAGAGATAtg CTGAAACGGTAATATACAGAATTTTTTACTATGAGAATAGAGTGGGAAATGGGCGTCTTACCCTCAGGGAACTCAAGAGAGGTAAATTAATTGCTGCAATGATGCATGCTGATGAAGAAGAGGACATAAACAAAGTTTTGAG GTTCTTCTCTTATGAACACTTCTATGTAATATATTGCAAGTTCTGGGAGCTGGATACAGATCATGATTTCTTGATTGATAAAGAGAACCTTATCAGATATGGCAACCATGCGTTGACCTACAGGATTGTTGACCGAATATTCTCTCAG GTTCCAAGAAAGTTCACGAGTGAAGTCGAGGGTAAAATGGGATATGAAGATtttgtttactttattttatctGAAGAGGATAAATCATCTGAGCCTAGTCTTGAATACTG gtttAAATGCATAGATTTGGATGGAAATGGGGTGCTGACTAGGAATGAATTGCAATTCTTCTATGAAGAACAGTTGCATAGGATGGAATGCATGGCTCAAGAGCCTGTTCTTTTTGAGGACATTTTATGTCAAATAGTTGACATGATTAAACCACAG GAAGAGGCTTATTTTACATTACAAGACTTGAAAGGAAGCAAGCTCTCTGGAAGCACTTTCAATATCCTCTTTAACCTTAATAAGTTCATGGCCTTTGAATCCCGTGACCCCTTTCTCATTCGCCAG gaacGTGAGAATCCAACATTGACTGAATGGGATCGGTTTGCACATCGGGAATATATAAGGCTTTCAATGGAGGAAGATGCAGATGATGCATCTAATGGTAGTGGGGATGTATGGGATGAGTCTCTTGAGGCCCCATTTTGA
- the LOC111903879 gene encoding agamous-like MADS-box protein AGL80, whose amino-acid sequence MHIYLLTIFTFAIYLLLPILCVYIYVIRGYVESPNTMTRSIVKYQFMANERARNTTLQKRKVSLFKKMIELKCLCDVDACLVMYEKDEVPPEVWPSPSEAQRVMQKFQNSKILGASAMLDQKAFLQKSIMKMKKDLDKEKEKNVKCSMLICLFDENDQEDLEGLKGSIESEIRLVDLMIKDAYEKGKEKMV is encoded by the coding sequence ATGCATATTTATTTGTTGACCATTTTTACATTTGCAATATATCTTCTTTTACCAAtattgtgtgtgtatatatatgtcaTAAGGGGATATGTAGAATCACCAAACACTATGACGCGCTCAATCGTGAAATACCAATTTATGGCTAATGAAAGAGCAAGGAATACAACCTTGCAGAAGAGGAAAGTGAGTTTgtttaagaagatgattgaattgaagtgtttatGTGATGTTGATGCTTGTCTTGTGATGTATGAGAAAGATGAAGTCCCACCAGAAGTCTGGCCTTCGCCTTCTGAAGCGCAACGTGTGATGCAAAagtttcaaaattcaaaaattttggGTGCAAGTGCTATGCTTGATCAGAAAGCTTTTCTCCAGAAAAGCATAATGAAAATGAAGAAGGATCTAGataaagagaaagagaaaaatgTAAAATGTTCGATGTTAATATGCTTGTTTGATGAGAACGATCAAGAGGATTTGGAAGGATTGAAGGGTTCGATTGAAAGTGAGATCAGATTGGTTGATCTTATGATTAAGGATGCTTATGAGAAGGGGAAAGAGAAGATGGTTTAA